The window GTATAGCAAAACAGAGGCACTAAGAGACATACCTTTTTGAGAACAGTTGAAAGAGGTTTCTAATATATTGACAAATTGCTTTACATAAGGGAATGTATGCATATCATAATAGAAATCTTCAGCAAATCCATAATATCTCTGAAgattgcatttttttaaagacaACGGTCTTCTGTTAATAATATTAGTGGTAATAAGTTTTGTGCGATGAGGATCAACAATAAAATAAGCATTGTCTTTAGAGGAGATATCAAATTCTGCGCTTGTCACGATAAACCATACAAGCGAATCGTTTCTATAGTACTGGCTTAgtccatcttcttcatcagtcTCATCGTTATCCTCCATTATATCCACATCAGCCAAACTAGAATCAAAAGCGATTGGGATCAAATCGTCTTGACAAAGAATTCTTTTACTGTCActgaagaaattctttAGACCCTTAAGgataatattttgaaggaatttttgagattgaaGCCAACCCCCAACTCttgaaatgaaaacttCATTAGCAATGGGAATATCTGGATAGCCTATGTTTGACTTTAAAATTGTCACGGTATCACAATCAGGAAAGCTGGCCCTCACTTTAGGCGGTACGTATAttgtgtttttttcaaagttattCGGGAGTAATAAAACAAACAGCTTGACTAGTCTGATACAGCCCATATTGGATATTGTTACAAAAGATCCACTCGTGACATCCAGGCGTAAGAGAGTCTCAGCGTTTGTAAAGGCATATATCGAATCGTCATCATTGATGTGAGGTATAGGTCGAAGAAAATCTTTCGAAATTGCGTAGGGGAGGGGTTCAAGCTTAACGGACAAAGCAGAATTTGTCCCTATTTTAGGTAATGCatattcatcatcttcgttGCTATATTTTACAGCTCTTAGTTTCTGATCAACATCCTTGACCAATACCAGTTCAGTTTTAGCAAAATCTATAAAACCTTGTGGAAAAGGTGTACAATTTATAATCTGGCAGAGACTGGATGTTAAAATATCTCGAGAATGAACCACAGTTTCTACGGACTTGATGCCATACTTGTAATGTaaaaattgttgttgttgggTCTCTTGCGATAGATCCATTAGTTTTGAGTATAATTGATCATTAATCATGAATGTTACGCTTTCCAGTACGGGTATTCGATTGCTTTGTATGAGCTCAAAGTAACAGAAATCTACGGTGGGTTGTGTTGGAACGAACCCAAATAATTTGGAAGGTACAACTATACTACAAAAGGGCAATGAATCATCCAATGTGCACTGTACAGTTTTGTTTGTTGCGCAGTTTGGACCATACCGTGGCAATTCAATTGTTCCATATAAATTTTCAGCTTTATCACCGTATTCTAGATATATATCCCTAGAAATGCCACAAGGAGCATATATTCCAGAATGACTAAAAATAAGCGATgctttcatatttttgtaaCAATAATTGTTGCTATACTGAAAATACACCGCTAAAACCTTTTCTCAACTGTTGCACTCTTTGCTTCCATTATAATGACTCGTTTGTAAGTCTCCGATGATCGCACTTTCTCGGAAGTACTTTGCGATTATCGCCGGTTAGTATGTGGTGTAAGGAGGTGATGATACCtacattatatataataatcTTCTAATTCTTTCTTAGCAAAACGCTTCTTCCGAGAAGCTCTTTAGCTTCGTTTATCTTGGCCGCTATATAGGGACTTCCTCCCTTATCTGGATGGTTTTGAACCATAGCCTTtctatgttttttttttaacagtTTTTCATCCAAGTGATTAATCTCTCTTGCGGAGATATCCAAGATGAGTAAAGCTTCTGGTTCTGTCATTCGAGGCGCAAAGCCGCCCTGGTACTGGTTCAACCGATTTTTCAGCTGTTCATCTATCAGCGAGCTTTTGAACTTGAGCTCATTGCGATAGCCAGCTGTTGCGTTTTCTATGCGAATATTATTTAGTTTTGCTATGGTCAAAGGAGATAGAGTCTTGTAAACGGTCCACGCACTGAGACCAGACTTAACACTGAGAGCAACCATTGTCACCCCCAGACCGATTATTATAGGCAACACCATGCTCGCTAGGCTATTCTTTGTAGTCGTATACTGTGTATTGAATAGTTCCTTTAAcgaattgttttttttttcagattgTATCTCCGTTTCCGGTATTGTTACTAAAGATGATCTTTTAGCTTTAGCAATTACGTTAATCACAGAATAAGCTatagatgaaaaagaaacgaagTGGGCAGCAATGCCTGAATCAAGAACAATACTTTACGAGACATGAGACGTGGGATGTGTCGTTCTCGCATCAATGGGAAGCCAAAgccaaaaaatttgttctAGGACGCCcatgaaagaaagaagtcCTATCATGTAAGATTATATTTCAACTAAATCATGCATAGAAAAACATTATTCACAATTGAAGTAGTCTATGCTGGTTCCTTTTGTCACCTTTTTAGTGATATAGGTCTTGCTGGTTCAATTACTTTCCTATTTCGGACACGCTGGGTCCGCGCTATGTGAAAAAACAAGAGGCTGACAAGAGACTAATTTAGTGACACTTTCCAGATGTGTATTCAAGGTTTTATGAGTATGGTGCTGGTTTGACGCTACGAACTGAATTTGGTACTCCCTTTTCAATGTGGCTTGTCattatcctttttttcccaCAACAGTACAATTATAAAAGCAGAAGACATTCTTTGCCTACCTAAAACTCATGTTCTTCATCGCAAGTTTCTCTGATAATCATCCCTTCCATCTGACTATATCAACATaaacaattcttcaatCGAAATCTAAAACACTAAAATGAATAAACTATTTTTACCGCTAGTGCGAATCCTTTCATTACTCAGCTTTACTCACGCTCTTATACAAGCACAACCAGTTCtacaaaatattcaaataatAGATAGTTATACCAAGACAAAAGAATGTACGGACCCAGATCATTGGTTCATTATTGAGGGAAAATTGTCCATCCCGAAGGGAAGTCAGGAAAGTATATCATTTCAAGTGCCTGAAGCCTTTGATTCATTCCCTCAAGAATCTTTCAGCATAAAATATAACTCGAACAGCGCCGCCACGATATCGCGGTCAGATGAACCGACAAACAATTTTACCATTTCTATTCCAGAGAAAATTTCAGAAGATATAACCACCACATTTAATTTCCTTGCACAGCTTACATCAGATGCTAAGTCAAAAGTTACAGAACCGAAGTCAATCGTGTACAGTTTCTATTCAGAAGGTGAAATGTTTAATGACGTCATTGATTATGTTGCTAAGAATACCTCTGCTATAACAACAAATGGGGGcatatacaaaaaaaataatactgCCTGGTTTACTGTTGATTTGCCAATGGCAACTTTTTTACAGCCTTTTTATCTGACTTCTCAAGCATCGTCCTCTTCTGGATATGAATTTAATACCAAGCTAACTAAGTTCGAGGTTATCACTGCTGTTGACTCTTTTAATGAACCTCTTAGGTCCATTCCATATACAGCTGTTCATGATTACTCCGCTGGAGACCAAATCAAATGCCTGTTTAATTCTACCGTTAGTGGTGGGTTATACTTGCGTGTGACTTACTTCACGAAGGAGCTATCTAGCTCGTCCATATCGAATGCTGTAGAGTTAATATATCCTGATGAGATGACGtctgaaaaacttttgaacAAAAGAGATACTTCAACCACCTTAGGTTTGGAGTTTTTTTCCGAGTCAGCAGCTAATATTGATCCCACCACCAGTGATGAAACCACAAGTTCGAATGCTGCTATTGCACCAACTTATTCAAACTCAACAAATTCTTATGCATCACAATCATCAGTTGCTACAAGTTTAAATAGTCAAATTTCTACTTCTTCAGCCAATAACGCCAGCAACGCGTTCCAAACTTCTTCATCCGTTACTCCTCTGGCTGAATCTGGCTCCATAGTAAGCAATGCGGAAGCTTCTTCCACGGTTACAGTATCTACAGGTACCCATTCTTCAGTATATGGTACAAGGCAGGTATCTGTAGATGTTTCAAAGGCGTCAACACTAAGTTCTTCGAATTCAACCTTTTCTACTCCTTCATCTACTCAATCTTTCATGGTAACCCAAAGGAGTACCAGCTCAGGTAGTCTATCTGCTATTGAAGCTTCATACGTTAGCAACTCTACAATCGCTGCTACTCAAACTGTTACGACTACTTCATCAAGTGGTAATGTAACTGTTTCCTCTATTGAACAATCTGCAACTACGACATCATCTGTTAGTAACATCACAATTTCAGTATTATCATCTAATACAAAACATGCAATAAGCCATTCATACGTTAGTAATTCCACAGCTACTCCATCTTCGTCTATTCTCAAATCCATCACTAGCGTTCCATACGTAGCAAACTCCACAACATCAGCTGCAGCACAATCTGCTACTATTGCCCCCTTTGCAACTAATTTTACAGTAGCCAGCCTTTCATCCCATATTACAAATACTTCCTCAGTTGACACTATTACTTCCAGTTTATCTTCCGGTCCATTTGTGTCAAACATAACGGTGGCGTCGGGGTCTTATAGACTAAGTACTACTACAGAATCTGCACAACTTACAGAAATTGGAAGTTTGATACCGATCTCCACAATTACTACTAGCACAACTAACCTTCCAACCAACCGAACTGGTTACGATAATTTAGTTTCTTCCACTGAAACAGTTCAAGCTACAACAACTAATGATTCACCTACATTTTCAACAACCAACACTAAGGATGCGACAATACTCTTTAGTTCCAGAAACgctacttcttctttaaattcCGTTTCTGGTTCGCTTCCAACCACTCATGGTAATAGCCCGCTATCAACTTCTATAATTGGCACTAAACTTACCGCAGCCGCCACTGGCAGAAATGGCAGTTCAAGTTCAGCTTCCCCTACTAACTTCAATCAAACCATAGCTACTGTTACGGATAGGAGTGGCGCATACAGTATAACCTCATCCACAGAGTCAGCACAGATTACAGAATACGGAAGCTTGCTTCCGATTTCCACCCTACAAAAATCTGCATTTGCCACCGGTAGCGGTAAAAACGGTACCTCTGGTTTCGTTTCCTCTACCAAATTCACACCTACTACTGCTACTGCTACTGCTACTGCTACTGATAAAGGTAACGCTTATAGTGTAATATCTTCTACAGAATCCGCTCTGGTTACAGAATATGGTAGTTTGCTTCCAGTCTCTaccttgaaaaaatcaacagTCATTATGGGCACCGATAAGGACGGTTTGTATACTTTGACCACATGTATTGAATCCGCCGAAGCAACAGAATATAGTGGTTTAATTCCAATTTCTACAATCCGAAGTTCATACATTTATACTTTGACTGATGAAAGCGTAGTAGCTAGTTACAGTACCACAATAGATGCTGCACAATACGCCAAACATACAAGTTTAGTTGCAGTATCCACCATAAAGGATGCAAAATCCTCTCTTTCTACCGAAGAAAGTGTAGTAACTGGTTATAGCACCACAGTAGGCGCTGCACAATACGCCAAGCATACAAGTTTAGTTGCAGTATCCACCATAAAGGATGCAAAATCCTCTCTTTCTACCGAAGAAAGTGTAGTAACTGGTTATAGCACCACAGTAGGCGCTGCACAATACGCCAAGCATACAAGTTTAGTTGCAGTATCCACCATAAAGGATGCAAAATCCTCTCTTTCTACCGAAGAAAGTGTAGTAACTGGTTATAGCACCACAGTAGGCGCTGCACAATACGCCAAGCATACAAGTTTAGTTGCAGTATCCACCATAAAGGATGCAAAATCCTCTCTTTCTACCGAAGAAAGTGTAGTAACTGGTTATAGCACCACAGTAAGTGATGCACAATATAACAAACATACAAGCTTAGTCCCCGTAGATACATTGAAGGTTAGTACATTCCAAGAACCAACGATAACTGAGGTTTGTACCACATGTACCGCCGCATCTTCCTTTCATTCCGCAACTTTAGGTGCTTATACTACGCTAACAAGCTCCAAAGAGTCTCTATCTACAATTGTTACATGGTATTCCTCCTCAACTATCAAGCCTCCTTCAGTTTCCACTTACATGGGTGCTGCCAATCAATTAAATATAAGTATTGGTGGTCTATTATTGGGTATAATGTCTTTTCTATTGTAAGAAATAATACTTcattgaaggaaaaaatataaaataagCTGGTAGTTCTTTTAATCTGATGCATAAATAATCTTTCATAAACGTTTTTAATCATAATGATAAATTATCTTCACCACCGTACGTGGTTTTCACATAAATCCAAAACACATTCTTTTTAGTTTAACTAATTTACACCAATATTTCTACGGAGGGCCTATTAGTTTCCAATGATGGTCTTGGAGTTACTCTTCTCAACAGGCGATCTTCTAGGCATCTACTACTCAACAATCGGTCTTGTACTTCAGGTCTTACATTAAAGTATAAACCTTTTTCATCCTTCGTATGTTTGGACTTTTTGTACTTGTAGGTCTCAATAGGAAGTAGCCATTCTAACCAAGATGAACCCATAATATCTTGCCAGTTGGCCATTGAGGAACCCAAATCAAATACATTCTCTGAATATACATTTGTTCCATAGCTATCGTTGATGATTTCGAGATCCCTTCGGTATCTTCTCATACCATGTACCTCGATAgttgtttgatttttacAAACCTGATAAATGCTGAAAACGGTAAATGCTAGAACAGTAATGAAGACAGCAACGGCTAACAGCGCCACACCTAATAGTTGAAAGTCAATCAATTCACGGTTAAAACTACCAGAATTAAACCACGTACCGAGCTCATAACAGGTGTAAATTAGAACTAAGAATGCATAACATGTAGTGTACATtaaaaattgaataaaaaacttCTGATTCTTAAAACCGGTGCATTCGGCGAACCACGGGCAATGATGATCCATCTTCAGTACACAAATATCACACGATGAACAATGATGACAGCGATCTGGCTTCCAAACATGGCATACTTGGCACACTCGAAACCTTCCATCGTGTTTTAAGGTCATACACCTTTTTGAGATATACTCTGGAGGAAGTTCGAGACCATTTTCTGCTGCTTTAAGGTCATGGACTATTAAGTCTGGGAAATCTAAAGGAGATCCAGGACCTCTAGAAATAACTTTGTAATACGTGTACAAGGCTACTGTCAATGTCGCAACTATTGTTAACGTGAGAAACCATTTCGGTATTTCATGGATTCTTGTCAGTGTTATATATGTGGTCCAGGCATATAGGCATGTTGTCAAACACCTGGGAAAAAACTTAGTGAGCGagaaattttcattcatcTGTGAACGAAAATATACCAAGTTGGATTTCTGGCTTATTTGTTACGTATTTCTCTGAGGTACCCACACAAATTgccttttgatttttctggAACCGCAGTCACATTATAGTTTATCAATggagaaaattgaaaaagtcaGCTAGTTAGCGCAAAGAGCATTCATTGAGAAATGGTGCAAGAAAACACAGAACAAGCTTGGTAACGCCAAAGCATTTTAGCGAACTAAAGAAATCTGGGCTAAAATGTTTCTTACGGCTTACCAAtataaaacagaaaaaacaatCTTAATTTACCTGCCCAGACTTTTTTAAGAGGATTCTTCCGAATATTTAAAGTTTGTAACATTAAGCTTATATAAGTTCATTGAAACTCAAGTTTTATATCTTTGGACACACATAAGTCCTTATAGAGCTGTAGATTATCGGGCTTGATCTGTATAACAGTCGAGTAGCTATCAAGAACAGGTTTATAATTATCGACATCGAGGACTTTTTCatagaatttttcatcaaccAACACATGATCAGGAGCAATAAGCAATGCTTCTACTGTCGTTTCATCATCGTTATCACCGCTGTCGTATAAATCAGTAAAATCTTCTGCAATATCAACTGGCGATTCTCCTATAGTTTCTTTTACCGATGAAATTTCGTTATTTTCATGACTGATAAAAATGGGATATTTCGAGTATGAAAATGAattcattttgttttctagcTTTTGGCTTCTATTGGAGATTATATGTAAGTAATGCTCATACAGTTCTAATTCTTGCTTCGGAGacatgtttttttctaaacAAGTAGTTTCAGTTTCTCTTATACTAATTCCTTCCAAATTCTTGCTGGAGGTGATCATTTTCAGCTTGTTATTCAGCCAACTCTGTTTCCTGGAGGTAAATGGCGACATAGATTTATCCTGTTTTGTTAACGTATTATGATATCTTCTTGTCGAGTTCATGTTATATGCAAAAAGATCGCGAATCCAAGTTACCGATCTTGGTAGATAGTATTCATTCCAGTAGTTATCGAAGGCGCCAGGATAACCTCTAAcatttttaataattttctCTCTAGTGACATCGTTTCCTGTTGCAATGAGTTCTTCATTAATCAGTTCTTTTATGCTTTTAATGTGGTAATCATTCCACCAGTGAGTATAACTCCTTCTTGGCATGTTGAGAGTATACGCATTATGCAAATAAAAATCGGTGTTCATTTCCCACAATGAGGGAAATCCCTCTTTCCAAGCGTAATGACCCAAAAATAAATTAATAGCATCTTGCCTTTGTGCATCGACAAATGAATTACTGTAAAACCTTTTAATACTTTCGATCATGTCCCTTGAGTGTGAACTCCattgatttatttttctataGGTTTCCATGGTGTTTACCAAGTGCGAGCCGCCATATTGTAGTGCAATAGTATCACCTAAATCATGGAACAGTTCGGTCAATATGTTTACAATATCTGAATCGTATTCTAAGTAACTATTATCGATAATTCCCAAAGATTTGAGTTGGAAACCAAGTGCCCTTTTGCCGATAACGAATTGGGCAGCATTGGTTCTATCAAGGCAGTCGATACAATTGCTTCGACATATTCCTTCTTGAATCTTGGTAGAAGCGAAATCTGGCCCATTGTGAAATATTCCTGTTCTTGTGACGGTGTCTACAGCATATTTCtctaaaaattcaataacaCCTTGACCATCTTGTTTAGAAGCCCTGCTCATATCCCAGGAAGTATaatctattttcttttttgttggcAAAAATTCATTCAGATAATCTACACATTGCCCAAATTCCCATAATAATTTAGTTTCTCTAGGtgtcttttctttggtcTTAATTAGGTTCAGAATTTGAATGGTTCCACCGCCatatctttgaaataaGTTATCGAAATGCAATGCAGCTGGAGCAAAAAATGGATCTACCACATTAATTCTAATAGGCGGCTTTGTAGTTAAATTGGACGCATCCTGAGTCCAATATAAGGGAATTGAGCCACGATGCTGCACATGGGAAGTATAGCGATCACTATCGAAGAATCCATTTCCTGGTTGATGAAATGGGGTCAAAATCATATCCGTTACGATTTGTTCTGTTTCCACTTCATTAGCGACATACCCTTTATTGTTAACGCCACGTTTCAGGAAACGTGCACCTGCGAAATGATGGGACCTTCTTGCGATTAAGGTAATGTATGTGGATTTCCCCAAAACGGAAACATTTACTTGGTCAATAAATCCATGTATAATGCATTGAAACCAATCAAAAACAGTATCAATACAAGCAAAAATTGGAGATAACAAATTGTTATTCCAAACAAACATCTCATTATAGTCGCTTATCATGGAAGGTATAGTAATATCAGATCTGTCAACGGCTTTTAATTTCTCCCGCAAAATATTAGTCTGTAAAGTGTTTGTGATATCGTAAGTATAACTGAAATAGAAAGTTTTTGTCAAATCCAAATCCTTGAATATATTCAATAATCTTACCTCatctgaatttttttcaggtttCTTATAGTTGTTCGTAATAGGAATAATATCAATTCCATCAATATGGTTAATACCATGACCACCAATCACTGCAACCTGGCTGTACTTGGTAACCATTATTAAGTAATACCAACAAGTAAATTTAATGAATCCCAAAAGACCATAGCctgtgatttttttatgtaaACCGTCCTCGGTAGCTTCTTCCAAACTTGCCAATACATTCATAATTTCATTCCtggtgaaaaaaacattatcCTCTAACACACTCAATTCTCCACGAGGCACAGTAAGATCAATTTCTAAAATACGAAACATAGTTTCCCTTTTATTGCTTCCCACAATGTACATTCGATCCTTAGTTTCATACAATGTATATTTACCCATTACAAACTTAGAAGTCTTTCTCTGCTTCGACCCAGAAGTGGTGAGTAAACCCCCACCAAGTGTATGTTCTATTGCGTCATTATTCATTCTTGgcctcttttcttctacttTTTGTTACTCTGTATATGTCGAACACAGTCCAACTTTAAACTATATCGCCGGatttatatttattataGCTCTCGGGCAGGCAAGCAAAGTATGTCGTAAGTCAAATCAATACAGAGATTTATGGATTTACAAGCAAATgatgtatatatatgcatatatatataatgcAACTTTAAAAGATACTAACCAATCGTAGGCCAAGTCAAAGAACGTGGGATGAATAAAGTTATTAATATAAGCAGGGGTATGATTTAACAGCCACCCCGGGTTTATGCTAGTCATTGACGTGCTATTGTGAAAATAAGTGTTTACAGGTTTCAATAGTGTTTATCCGACGCAGTAGTACCCATTATCTCTTGAATCGTCCTCTGTTGGCTTTGACAGTTGATTTTCCAgccattattattatgcGCGAAATTTAAGAAACGAAATTAAGTATGGCgacaaaataaaatagtaataattGAATTATTGATATAGAACAGAAATAATTAAGGGCGCTCAGAAGCTACAAGAAGGTGATAGTACACTAAACGATGGTAAATTTCGATTTAGGTCAAGTTGGAGAGGTATTTCGTAGAAAAGACAAAGGGGCTATAGTTGCAGAGGACAActcagaagaagaagatgtcGATGCTTCTGAAttcgaagaagatgaagtaAAGCCTGTGCGTACAAAGAACAGAAGGCCAAAGGAGGATGCGTTTACACAACAAAGATTGGCGGCTATTAACCCGGTGTTAACGCCGAGAACGGTCTTGCCTCTTTACTTGCTGATTGCTGTTGTGTTTGTTATTGTAGGAGGGTGCATATTAGCGCAAAACGCCAAGGTAGATGAGGTGACTATATATTACCAGGATTGTATGAAGAATGCGACGTCATCATGGAGCGAAATGCCCTCTGAATATTGGCAATTGCTTTTccataaaaataaaacatatAATGTGGCACCGCAATGGAAGTTTGTAGACGATGAATCGGATGACTTTACAAAACAAAGGGGCACCTGTCAAATCAGGTTCCATACACCAACAGATATGAAAAACAGTGTTTATTTGAATTATGTACTGGAAAAGTTCGCTGCTAATCACAGAAGGTATGTTCTGTCCTTTAGCGAAGATCAAATACGTGGGGAAGACGCCTCTTATGAAACGGTGCATGATGCAACAGGTATAAATTGTAAACCGTTATCCAAGAACGCTGATGGGAAAATATACTATCCATGTGGGCTAATTGCGAACTCGATGTTCAATGACAGTTTCCCCCTACAGTTAGTAAATGTGGACGATACGTCAAAGAACTATTCGTTGACCAATAAAGGAATTAACTGGGAGtctgataaaaaaaggttcAAAAAAACTAAGTACAATTATACACAGATTGCGCCTCCACCATACTGGGAAAACATGTATCCAGACGGATATAACGAGACAAATATTCCTGATATTCAAGACTGGGAAGAATTTCAGAACTGGATGAGACCAGGTGCGTTTGACAAGATTACAAAATTGATTAGGATCAATAAGAATGAGAGTTTGCCAGCAGGTGAGTATCAATTGGACATTGGCCTGCATTGGCCAGTATTGGAATTCAATGGTAAGAAGGGAATCTACCTGACCCACGGTTCTCATCTTGGCGGCAGCAATCCATTTTTGGGTATAGTTTACCTAATTGGGGGCTGTATCTGTGCCGCCATGGCACTGATATTGCTATCATTTTGGTTAATTGGTGGAAGAAAGATTGCCGATGCATCAAGTTTATCATGGAAcatgaaatagaaaagaagtgatatgttttctttattttaaACCTGtagaatatttttgtttttttgtttttactcttatatatgtatatgtttATGTTTTTTGTCTGAATAGTAATTTATAGGAACCAAATTAAAACCGTTAATAGCCCACCCAAGATTGAAGTAAATGAGCTCATACTTAGATGCTGAGCCTTGTTATGAGAAactgttttcttcattgCAGATTTTACAACACCTATAGTACCGGTTAAAGTACCCATTCCGATGGACCCAACGGAGGGAGAAGCAACTGTTACGTACTGCGACGAGAAGCGTTGAACAAATGTAGTTTGAACAGTAATAGTATTTCCCTGTCTGACAACGGTGACCCACATAGAGGTGGGAGCACGCGTGGTTGTGTAAGTAGAAGTTGTACCTTCCGTGATTGTGATATATGACTCAATAGATAGAGTAGTGACAGCAGTAACTGGTGGCTCTGTGAAATCTGTAGAGGGATCTGGCCTGGTGCCAGCTTCTACTACTGCACTTCCTGTTGAACGGGTCGATTTTACACTGGAGGAAGAAACAGAGGAAGAAACAGAGGAAGAGGCAGAAGAAGCAGCAGATGAACTAACACTTGTGCTAGAGTGTGTGAAGGTCTGAATCAAGGTCACTGTGGAACCTAAATCGTTTGTCGTGGTAACCGTTGATAAATACAGTCCTGAAGACAACGATGAAGTTGCTGTTGGAACAGTCGTAGTAGCCTTACCGGTAGACGATGTGGAAGTAGTGGTCGTTGGAAGCATGGTGGCTCTGTTGACTGTTTGAGTCAAAGTGACTGTGGTTCCGACATCGTTGGTAGTTGTGAACACAGTAGTGAAGAAACCTGTTTGCGCGGTGGTTGTGggagcagcagcagcagcaacagcagcagcagcggTAGCAGGGTCCCATATTGTGGTTTCGGTAAC is drawn from Saccharomyces mikatae IFO 1815 strain IFO1815 genome assembly, chromosome: 14 and contains these coding sequences:
- the FIG4 gene encoding phosphatidylinositol-3,5-bisphosphate 5-phosphatase (similar to Saccharomyces cerevisiae FIG4 (YNL325C); ancestral locus Anc_3.14); translated protein: MNNDAIEHTLGGGLLTTSGSKQRKTSKFVMGKYTLYETKDRMYIVGSNKRETMFRILEIDLTVPRGELSVLEDNVFFTRNEIMNVLASLEEATEDGLHKKITGYGLLGFIKFTCWYYLIMVTKYSQVAVIGGHGINHIDGIDIIPITNNYKKPEKNSDEVRLLNIFKDLDLTKTFYFSYTYDITNTLQTNILREKLKAVDRSDITIPSMISDYNEMFVWNNNLLSPIFACIDTVFDWFQCIIHGFIDQVNVSVLGKSTYITLIARRSHHFAGARFLKRGVNNKGYVANEVETEQIVTDMILTPFHQPGNGFFDSDRYTSHVQHRGSIPLYWTQDASNLTTKPPIRINVVDPFFAPAALHFDNLFQRYGGGTIQILNLIKTKEKTPRETKLLWEFGQCVDYLNEFLPTKKKIDYTSWDMSRASKQDGQGVIEFLEKYAVDTVTRTGIFHNGPDFASTKIQEGICRSNCIDCLDRTNAAQFVIGKRALGFQLKSLGIIDNSYLEYDSDIVNILTELFHDLGDTIALQYGGSHLVNTMETYRKINQWSSHSRDMIESIKRFYSNSFVDAQRQDAINLFLGHYAWKEGFPSLWEMNTDFYLHNAYTLNMPRRSYTHWWNDYHIKSIKELINEELIATGNDVTREKIIKNVRGYPGAFDNYWNEYYLPRSVTWIRDLFAYNMNSTRRYHNTLTKQDKSMSPFTSRKQSWLNNKLKMITSSKNLEGISIRETETTCLEKNMSPKQELELYEHYLHIISNRSQKLENKMNSFSYSKYPIFISHENNEISSVKETIGESPVDIAEDFTDLYDSGDNDDETTVEALLIAPDHVLVDEKFYEKVLDVDNYKPVLDSYSTVIQIKPDNLQLYKDLCVSKDIKLEFQ
- the LEM3 gene encoding Lem3p (similar to Saccharomyces cerevisiae LEM3 (YNL323W); ancestral locus Anc_3.16), producing the protein MVNFDLGQVGEVFRRKDKGAIVAEDNSEEEDVDASEFEEDEVKPVRTKNRRPKEDAFTQQRLAAINPVLTPRTVLPLYLLIAVVFVIVGGCILAQNAKVDEVTIYYQDCMKNATSSWSEMPSEYWQLLFHKNKTYNVAPQWKFVDDESDDFTKQRGTCQIRFHTPTDMKNSVYLNYVLEKFAANHRRYVLSFSEDQIRGEDASYETVHDATGINCKPLSKNADGKIYYPCGLIANSMFNDSFPLQLVNVDDTSKNYSLTNKGINWESDKKRFKKTKYNYTQIAPPPYWENMYPDGYNETNIPDIQDWEEFQNWMRPGAFDKITKLIRINKNESLPAGEYQLDIGLHWPVLEFNGKKGIYLTHGSHLGGSNPFLGIVYLIGGCICAAMALILLSFWLIGGRKIADASSLSWNMK
- the KRE1 gene encoding Kre1p (similar to Saccharomyces cerevisiae KRE1 (YNL322C); ancestral locus Anc_3.18), whose protein sequence is MVFRMLSQSFVSLLLTLSLLSAAVMAAMTTQITVVTNVAGALVTETTIWDPATAAAAVAAAAAPTTTAQTGFFTTVFTTTNDVGTTVTLTQTVNRATMLPTTTTSTSSTGKATTTVPTATSSLSSGLYLSTVTTTNDLGSTVTLIQTFTHSSTSVSSSAASSASSSVSSSVSSSSVKSTRSTGSAVVEAGTRPDPSTDFTEPPVTAVTTLSIESYITITEGTTSTYTTTRAPTSMWVTVVRQGNTITVQTTFVQRFSSQYVTVASPSVGSIGMGTLTGTIGVVKSAMKKTVSHNKAQHLSMSSFTSILGGLLTVLIWFL